In Lotus japonicus ecotype B-129 chromosome 5, LjGifu_v1.2, one genomic interval encodes:
- the LOC130716893 gene encoding uncharacterized protein LOC130716893 yields the protein MQYRRRDEEHAALSPSPKLRAKHRLGPVGGASHDPLRRRLDRSAVQQRNVSPMDRVRRGGGGNGFEGRDGDWHLGARRSGRVRSRSPPAEQVRQRSHYDDGVGHRSSSPLPPPVPPPPMEMRTRYELPKNMDYGVDDDENLDAKCVYLNREDLIESRNGQGIVDPKFVPRENERGGGSYRLIPDMGVSVAPQYEEASGPLPPQPSRGVAVGRFEHERLHHRESLPMDKIPVTESHSGADKSVFHGRNVPYSGVSPSYTKDFAGTSHSRGYGSSSAEMSRSDFLCMRDDGVCLPASYDISRSRGKLAEGVDFSSHGQRPLIDTTRGPEIGQRNMICHQHCEFSPPRSEHLDYFNSKLPVGAAQDDHIYQYGDLPRRIAPHSRLDYEQAVMEYDERELSRPYISHPDLNRSGRSEGSYGDPRRVIIHDRPSFQEPKYFDHHDMRRTSIPSMQDEAYLRSGYNYHESGKIIPQDYEDSYLGPPEADRQSMLRTEYEYQRDRGLGVQQERFESSPLSIHESETTYRQSTRMQEMEQDHGIHDHSNRPMKRKYNTHDKKDVHALRAMRSSKWDATEEFQDLYESGEWIDDEDMNVLYSSDNVGFNHKVYRKDKNEFNEFGNEGNFPSDEWTLPPDRTGHGHRHPFQYQKYSGQNVKHHSKFGSSNWYKFQHFSKRNAIQKQHKGWKKYHGHDEIKHTTNDESYEEDWENAAEPEPTEGSEEFEQMVHENFLLYSKKLNLNLSVQKRYKDQGKAGTLFCVVCGKSSSKEFMDTQRLVTHAFMSHKTGLRAKHLALHKAICVMMGWDTVVPQDTVTWVPQVLPHAEALAQKEDLILWPPIAIIHNISMYDDNPQNWKVVSMETIEAFLRGKGFVTGRVKLCLGKPADQSVILVKFLGTFGGLGDAERLHKYLSENNRGRAEYEKVKSGSIKSSNIGETDQGEQVESILYGYVGVADDLDKLDFNSKSWSLVKSRKEIDDLEKAPVKTDKSR from the exons ATGCAATACAGGCGGCGCGATGAAGAGCACGCTGCACTGTCTCCGTCTCCCAAGTTGCGTGCTAAGCACCGACTCGGACCGGTCGGAGGAGCGAGTCACGACCCGCTTCGGAGGAGGCTGGATCGATCTGCGGTGCAGCAGAGGAACGTGAGCCCGATGGATAGGGTGAGgaggggtggtggtggtaatggGTTTGAAGGAAGGGATGGTGATTGGCATTTGGGTGCTCGAAGGAGCGGTAGGGTCCGATCCCGGTCGCCTCCTGCTGAACAAGTGAGGCAAAGGTCACATTATGATGATGGGGTTGGCCATAGAAGTTCATCTCCACTACCGCCACCGGTACCACCGCCGCCTATGGAGATGAGAACAAGATATGAGTTACCAAAAAACATGGATTACGGTGTCGATGATGATGAAAACTTGGATGCGAAATGTGTTTACCTCAACAGAGAGGACTTGATTGAAAGCAGAAATGGACAAGGTATTGTGGATCCAAAGTTTGTGCCGCGTGAAAATGAAAGAGGAGGAGGTTCATATAGGTTAATTCCAGATATGGGTGTAAGTGTAGCACCACAATATGAAGAAGCTAGTGGGCCCTTGCCTCCGCAGCCATCAAGGGGTGTGGCAGTGGGGAGATTTGAGCATGAAAGACTACATCACCGAGAATCTCTACCTATGGATAAGATACCTGTCACTGAATCCCACAGTGGGGCAGATAAAAGTGTATTTCATGGAAGGAATGTTCCGTATTCTGGCGTTTCTCCCTCTTATACAAAGGATTTTGCAGGCACTTCACACTCTAGGGGTTATGGGAGCTCCTCCGCAGAAATGTCGAGGAGTGATTTTCTGTGCATGAGAGATGATGGCGTCTGTTTACCTGCATCTTATGACATCTCAAGGAGCCGTGGAAAACTCGCAGAAGGGGTAGATTTTAGTTCACATGGTCAAAGGCCACTTATAGACACTACAAGAGGTCCTGAAATTGGGCAAAGGAATATGATATGTCACCAACATTGTGAGTTTAGTCCTCCCAGGAGTGAGCATTTGGATTACTTTAATTCCAAATTACCGGTAGGAGCAGCGCAGGATGATCATATATATCAGTATGGTGATTTACCTAGAAGGATAGCTCCTCATAGTCGATTGGACTATGAGCAAGCTGTAATGGAATATGATGAAAGAGAGTTGTCCAGACCTTACATCTCACATCCTGATTTAAATAGATCTGGTAGGAGTGAAGGTTCTTATGGCGATCCAAGAAGGGTTATTATACATGACCGCCCTTCATTTCAGGAACCGAAATATTTTGACCATCATGATATGAGAAGAACATCAATTCCTTCGATGCAAGATGAGGCCTATTTACGTTCAGGATATAATTATCATGAAAGTGGGAAAATAATACCGCAAGAttatgaagattcatatcttggTCCACCAGAGGCTGATCGCCAATCAATGTTAAGAACAGAATATGAATATCAAAGAGATAGAGGTCTAGGGGTTCAGCAAGAAAGGTTTGAAAGTTCACCTTTGTCTATACATGAATCAGAAACTACTTACAGACAATCTACCAGAATGCAGGAAATGGAACAGGATCATGGTATTCATGACCATTCAAATAGACCTATGAAAAGAAAATACAACACCCATGATAAAAAGGATGTGCATGCTTTGAGAGCAATGAGATCAAGTAAATGGGACGCAACTGAAGAATTTCAAGATTTATATGAAAGTGGAGAGTGGATAGATGATGAAGATATGAATGTGTTGTATTCATCTGATAATGTTGGGTTCAACCATAAGGTGTACAGGAAAGATAAGAATGAATTCAATGAGTTTGGGAATGAAGGAAATTTTCCTTCTGATGAGTGGACATTACCTCCAGATCGTACAGGACATGGACACAGACATCCATTTCAATATCAGAAGTATTCTGGTCAAAATGTAAAGCATCATTCAAAGTTTGGTTCTTCAAACTGGTATAAGTTTCAGCATTTTTCTAAAAGAAATGCAATTCAGAAACAGCATAAAGGTTGGAAAAAGTATCATGGTCATGATGAGATTAAGCATACAACTAATGATGAGTCATATGAAGAGGACTGGGAAAATGCTGCAGAACCTGAGCCAACTGAGGGCTCTGAGGAGTTTGAACAAATGGTACATGAAAATTTCTTATTGTACTCCAAGAAGTTGAATCTGAACCTATCTGTCCAAAAAAGGTACAAAGACCAAGGAAAAGCTGGTACTTTGTTCTGCGTCGTATGTGGTAAAag CTCCTCAAAGGAATTCATGGACACTCAGCGCTTAGTTACTCATGCTTTTATGTCCCATAAGACTGGGCTGAGAGCAAAACATTTGGCTCTTCATAAAGCAATATGTGTTATGATGGGATGGGATACTGTTGTTCCTCAAGATACAGTAACCTGGGTTCCCCAGGTCCTGCCCCATGCCGAAGCTCTGGCTCAAAAGGAGGATTTGATTCTTTGGCCTCCTATAGCTATCATCCATAACATATCGATGTATGATGACAATCCACAAAACTGGAAGGTTGTAAGCATGGAAACTATTGAAGCATTTCTAAGAG GCAAAGGTTTTGTGACTGGAAGAGTCAAATTATGCTTAGGGAAGCCTGCAGACCAAAGTGTTATTTTGGTGAAGTTCTTGGGCACATTTGGTGGGCTGGGAGATGCAGAGAGGCTTCATAAATACCTTTCTGAAAATAACCGGGGGAGAGCTGAATATGAGAAGGTAAAATCTGGAAGTATCAAAAGCTCTAACATAGGAGAGACAGATCAGGGAGAGCAAGTGGAGAGTATTCTGTATGGTTATGTGGGAGTTGCAGATGACTTGGACAAACTAGATTTCAATAGTAAGAGTTGGAGTTTGGTAAAGAGCAGGAAGGAGATTGACGACCTGGAAAAGGCTCCTGTTAAAACCGATAAGAGCCGTTAG